From a single Eleginops maclovinus isolate JMC-PN-2008 ecotype Puerto Natales chromosome 18, JC_Emac_rtc_rv5, whole genome shotgun sequence genomic region:
- the LOC134879875 gene encoding LOW QUALITY PROTEIN: histone-binding protein N1/N2-like (The sequence of the model RefSeq protein was modified relative to this genomic sequence to represent the inferred CDS: inserted 2 bases in 1 codon) encodes MPEETSTASSYGSAEENPCSSSSAAAAADSSVDIAEEAKKLIGTGNRHLVMGDVVSAVRVFQDVCGMLAAKYGDTAEECGKAHFLCGKSLLELARMENSVFGNALEGGPEESEEEEEEQPNSSNIESANNLDEEXRDDLRNQVYDAMAEKAEAGDIKLESEEGKGTTEVKKQNCVSHSKPEVKGSSSPVSKKENSSVPKVNAVEKSPGAAVNGVFIRCVHTVCSYGAFFNGSQFANKGI; translated from the exons ATGCCAGAAGAAACGTCCACCGCGTCAAGCTACGGGAGTGCGGAGGAAAACCcttgctcctcctcatcagCCGCAGCTGCTGCAGACAGCTCTGTGGACATTGCAGAGGAGGCAAAGAAGCTGATTGGCACAGGGAACAGGCACCTAGTGATGGGAGATGTTGTTTCTGCTGTCAGAGTCTTCCAGGACGTCTGCGGCATGCTGGCTGCAAAGTATGGGGACACAGCAGAGGAGTGTGGCAAGGCCCACTTCCTGTGTGGGAAGTCCCTCCTGGAGCTTGCCAGGATGGAGAACAGTGTGTTTGGAAATGCCCTGGAGGGAGGCCCAGAAGAgtctgaggaagaagaggaggagcagccgaACAGCTCAAATATCGAGAGTGCCAACAATCTTGATGAAGA ACGAGATGACCTACGAAACCAGGTGTATGATGCCATGGCGGAAAAGGCTGAGGCAGGTGACATCAAACTGGAGTCCGAGGAAGGAAAGGGCACCACTgaggtgaaaaaacaaaactgtgtgtCTCACAGCAAACCTGAGGTGAAGGGATCTAGCTCTCCTGTGAGTAAGAAGGAAAATAGTTCAGTTCCAAAAGTGAACGCAGTTGAGAAGAGCCCTGGTGCTGCTGTAAATGGTGTGTTCATACGGTGTGTTCATACGGTGTGTTCATACGGTGCGTTCTTTAATGGATCACAGTTCGCAAATAAAGGAATATGA